One Fusarium falciforme chromosome 1, complete sequence genomic window carries:
- a CDS encoding Mannan endo-1,4-beta-mannosidase, with translation MKCTSIAAIGAALAGTLVSAVPAGFVTTNGEKFSLDGEDFFFAGSNAYYFPFNVWGKDHYQDVKVGMVAAKDAGLKVIRTWAFHENNRTFVSGGLPKYNTGGEETVMQFFNADGTVDIDLGVLDIVIEAAEATGIKLILALTNNWADYGGMDVYTVNLGGKYHDDFYRLPAIKKAYKNYVSTVVNRYKDSPAVFAWELANEPRCGADGSRNLPRGPDCGPKLLTSWMDEMSTFIKSIDADHLVTTGSEGGFNRVSSDWAYNGADGADFDAELKLPNIDFNTFHSYPQAWSKTTQWVEQWIVDHAEAANGKPVVHEEYGWTDKSTRVSVLSKWQEVSLKHEVSDMYWQFGYSGYSYGKNHDDGNTIYLEDDEAQPLVYQHAAAVNGGEVPPPSSTTTGTTPGPTQTGGPRQVKYGQCGGSGWTGPTLCESGSTCQVQNQWYSQCL, from the exons ATGAAGTGCACTTCCATCGCAGCCATTGGAGCTGCACTCGCAGGCACTCTTGTGTCCGCAGTGCCTGCTGGTTTCGTTACCACCAATGGTGAAAAGTTCTCTCTCGACGGTGAGgacttcttctttgccgGTAGCAACGCCTACTACTTCCCCTTCAACGTT TGGGGAAAGGATCACTACCAGGACGTCAAGGTTGGCATGGTCGCCGCCAAGGACGCTGGTCTGAAGGTCATCCGAACTTGGGCGTTCCATGAAAACAACAGGACTTTTGTGTCAGGTGGACTTCCTAAGTATAACACGGGTGGCGAAGAGACCGTTATGCAGTTTTTCAACGCGGACGGGACTGTCGATATCGACCTCGGCGTTCTCGACATCGtcattgaggctgctgaggctaCAGGCATCAAACTCATCTTGGCATTGACCAACAACTGGGCTGATTACGGAGGTATGGATGTGTACACAGTCAACCTCGGTGGAAAATACCACGACGAT TTCTACCGGCTTCCAGCTATTAAGAAGGCGTACAAGAACTACGTCTCGACTGTCGTGAACAGATACAAGGACTCCCCTGCCGTTTTTGCCTGGGAGCTCGCCAACGAGCCCCGCTGCGGCGCCGACGGCAGCCGCAACCTCCCACGTGGTCCTGACTGCGGTCCTAAACTGCTAACGTcgtggatggatgagatgagcaCCTTTATCAAGTCGATCGATGCCGATCACTTGGTCACCACTGGAAGCGAGGGTGGCTTCAACCGGGTGTCTAGCGACTGGGCATACAACGGTGCGGACGGTGCTGACTTTGACGCCGAGCTCAAGCTTCCTAACATCGACTTCAACACATTTCACTCTTATCCTCAGGCATGGAGCAAGACGACACAGTGGGTTGAACAGTGGATCGTCGACCACGCTGAGGCGGCCAACGGAAAGCCTGTCGTCCATGAAGAATACGGCTGGACTGACAAGTCAACCCGTGTCAGTGTTTTGAGCAAGTGGCAGGAAGTTTCGCTGAAGCACGAGGTGAGCGATATGTACTGGCAGTTTGGTTACTCGGGATACTCGTATGGCAAGAACCACGACGACGGAAACACCATCTacctcgaggatgatgaggcaCAGCCGTTGGTTTATCAGCACGCCGCTGCCGTCAACGGCGGCGAAGTGCCACCACCAAGTTCGACCACTACCGGAACCACTCCCGGGCCTACCCAGACTGGTGGCCCACGACAGGTTAAATATGGACAGTGCGGCGGTTCTGGATGGACTGGACCAACCCTGTGTGAGTCTGGATCGACTTGCCAGGTACAGAACCAGTGGTACTCCCAGTGCTTGTAG
- a CDS encoding Amine oxidase, with product MRPLSSQLLALSYGILLGTAEAAVIPRESGKTCKKTKVAVLGAGIAGITAAQTLHNASIHDFLIVEHNDYIGGRVQHTSFGKSSDGKPLTVELGANWVEGLGSNPVWRLAQKHKVKNVYSDYDSLLTYDQDGPADYAEAFEEFDEKFDKATKDAGYIQTENLQDTSVRAGLSLAGWKPRQDPYKQLADWWGWDFETAYPPEQSGFQFGIAGNNATFKHFSDETNLVIDQRGHNAWIIGEAMEFLSENDPRLLLNTTVKKIHYGKEGVVIRNDDDTCIEAEFAICTFSVGVLQNDAVTFDPVLPRWKREAVEQFQMGTYTKIFMQFNESFWSDEAQYFLYADPERGYYPLFQSLNAKGFLEGSNVLFATVVASQAYKVESQSDEETKNQILEVLRSMFPDKHIPEPTDFMYPRWTTTEWAYGSYSNWPVGMTLEKHQNLRANVNRLWFAGEANSAEFFGYMHGAWFEGQEVGERIARIISGNDTEKSQQMKKYKVLHGTTTLDEYDDSNGWSTPLDD from the exons ATGCGGCCTCTGTCTTCACAACTCCTTGCGTTGTCCTATGGCATTCTCCTAGGcacagcagaagcagcagtgATACCTCGCGAATCCGGCAAGACAtgcaagaagaccaaggtcgCTGTTCTCGGCGCCGGTATTGCTGGAATAACGGCTGCTCAGACCCTGCACAATGCCTCAATTCATGACTTTCTCATTGTTGAACACAACGACTACATTGGCGGCCGAGTCCAGCACACTTCTTTCGGAAAGTCCTCCGACGGCAAGCCCTTGACCGTGGAACTCGGCGCCAACTGGGTTGAAGGACTTGGGTCAAACCCTGTCTGGCGTCTGGCTCAAAAACACAAGGTCAAGAACGTCTATTCCGACTATGACTCCCTCCTCACCTACGACCAAGACGGACCAGCCGACTATGCAGAGGCCTTTGAAGAGTTTGACGAGAAATTCGACAAGGCGACAAAAGATGCCGGATACATCCAGACCGAGAACCTCCAAGACACTTCGGTGCGCGCAGGTCTCAGTCTCGCAGGGTGGAAGCCTAGGCAGGATCCCTACAAGCAACTCGCCGACTGGTGGGGATGGGATTTTGAAACCGCTTATCCCCCTGAACAATCCGGTTTTCAATTTGGAATTGCTGGAAACAATGCAACGTTCAAGCATTTCAGCGATGAGACCAACCTTGTTATCGACCAACGCGGCCATAACGCTTGGATCATCGGAGAGGCTATGGAGTTTCTGTCGGAAAACGACCCGAGGCTACTTCTTAACACGACCGTCAAGAAGATTCATTACGGCAAAGAAGGCGTGGTCATTCGAAACGACGATGACACCTGCATCGAGGCCGAGTTTGCAATTTGCACATTCTCTGTTGGCGTGTTGCAAAATGATGCTGTCACATTCGACCCCGTCCTGCCCCGCTGGAAGAGGGAAGCTGTTGAGCAATTCCAAATGGGCACGTACACCAAGATCTTCATGCAGTTCAATGAGTCGTTTTGGTCAGACGAGGCTCAATACTTTCTCTATGCCGATCCCGAGCGAGGTTATTACCCGCTTTTCCAGTCGCTCAACGCGAAAGGGTTTCTCGAAGGCTCCAACGTTCTCTTCGCTACCGTGGTGGCTTCGCAGGCGTACAAGGTAGAGTCGCAGTCTGACGAAGAAACTAAGAATCAAATCCTCGAGGTTCTCCGGTCTATGTTTCCCGATAAGCATATCCCCGAGCCAACTGACTTTATGTATCCTCGATGGACCACAACAGA GTGGGCGTATGGCTCGTACAGCAACTGGCCAGTTGGCATGACCCTCGAGAAGCATCAAAACCTTCGTGCCAACGTCAACCGACTGTGGTTCGCGGGTGAGGCCAACTCTGCAGAGTTCTTTGGATATATGCATGGGGCATGGTTCGAGGGTCAGGAGGTAGGAGAGAGAATTGCCAGAATTATTAGTGGGAACGATACCGAAAAGTCGCAGCAGATGAAGAAGTATAAGGTCCTTCATGGAACGACAACGTTGGATGAATATGATGATTCCAACGGCTGGTCGACGCCTTTGGACGACTGA
- a CDS encoding Tyrosinase: MADPSKPGVSFGITGIPAENVEHRTKDIPYAPGMPLRREISKLAKSKEPKDQRQWTLYVLALERFKNLPVDEKLSYFQVAGIHAYPQLTWDEGEPSKKGGFYCTHGQLTFSTWHRVYMLLFEQLVWKHMKAIIQEWKLEEDEDSIWREAADTWRLPYWDWARHQVYAETFALPEVLTMAAVKIFPPESKAELYEEKDAYPNPLYGFDNPEKDGQTGDPLPFGKMPKGKEKYNINDSQEDDDHPVPTKPASDRVLPWSLTNSTGRWAIQIKPGKMYTGLDGVNNFMAANRFFGASVIGRVAPRWVGHNPGNLSEKVNRMMKDYTWGLFASTKWTREHRKDSNNFSSLEAIHNTVHGVTGGNDFDTGVGHMSDVPVAAFDPIFWLHHCQIDRLLAMWQSLNWKRWWDESADKHPVDPSLPGKPAPPRRDITPKEDLKPFHRYDGKPEYWNSDDCRDWTKLGYQYDDLVPHPDAVKDGYLDEEHYKTDLLAYINSTYPGAALAVSKIRGPGIETPEGLSNKKGAPFPDYVINVVYDRYALGGTSYSIKFWLGGPSNEPQTNEVEENYIGEVFTFTGSFSSAGGCENCKRQAEEGVLSFDQVPITIPLLSHIFDKAKDHPIENLTDKEVEEYLKLHLGWTFVQHGGRKLNPEKFPNTEISVMKGQGVPQYTEPEQKLEAELVSIATMSVASLDALPVNPVANLSQATIDEPKSRALPPTYSEYEPIYDATDGKTGGLSRPS; the protein is encoded by the exons ATGGCCGACCCCTCCAAGCCTGGTGTCTCTTTTGGCATAACTGGCATCCCTGCTGAAAATGTCGAGCATCGAACCAAAGACATCCCCTATGCGCCGGGAATGCCCCTTCGTCGGGAAATCAGCAAGCTAGCCAAATCGAAGGAGCCGAAAGACCAGAGGCAATGGACTCTCTATGTCCTGGCACTTGAAAGGTTCAAGAATCTTCCCGTGGATGAGAAGCTGTCTTACTTCCAGGTCGCTGGGATCCACGCCTATCCCCAGCTGACCTGGGATGAGGGCGAACCTTCAAAGAAGGGCGGATTCTACTGCACCCATGGCCAGTTGACCTTCTCCACCTGGCACAGGGTGTACATGCTTCTCTTTGAG CAACTCGTCTGGAAGCACATGAAGGCTATCATCCAGGAGTGGAAGcttgaggaagatgaggattcTATATGGAGGGAGGCAGCTGACACGTGGCGTCTGCCTTACTGGGACTGGGCTCGTCACCAGGTCTATGCTGAGACCTTTGCTCTCCCAGAAGTGCTGACCATGGCAGCCGTCAAGATCTTCCCCCCTGAGAGCAAGGCAGAGCTGtacgaggagaaggacgcATACCCCAATCCACTCTATGGGTTTGACAACCCAGAGAAGGATGGACAGACTGGGGATCCCCTGCCCTTTGGCAAGATGCCAAAGGGAAAGGAGAAGTACAACATCAACGACAGCCAAGAGGACGATGACCACCCTGTTCCCACCAAGCCCGCCTCTGACAGGGTCCTCCCT TGGTCCCTCACCAACAGCACCGGACGCTGGGCTATCCAGATCAAGCCTGGAAAGATGTACACTGGCCTCGACGGTGTCAACAACTTCATGGCCGCCAACCGATTCTTTGGAGCAAGCGTTATTGGGAGAGTGGCGCCCCGGTGGGTAGGCCATAACCCTGGTAACCTATCTGAAAAGGTCAATCGCATGATGAAAGATTACACATGGGGTCTATTTGCATCGACGAAGTGGACAAGGGAACATCGCAAAGACTCGAACAACTTCTCATCCCTCGAAGCAATCCACAATACTGTTCAT GGAGTTACTGGTGGAAATGACTTCGACACGGGCGTGGGACACATGTCAGATGTCCCCGTGGCCGCCTTTGATCCCATCTTCTGGCTCCATCACTG CCAAATTGACCGCCTGCTGGCCATGTGGCAGTCATTGAACTGGAAACGCTGGTGGGATGAGAGCGCCGACAAACATCCCGTTGACCCGTCACTGCCCGGCAAACCAGCCCCCCCGAGGCGTGACATCACGCCAAAGGAGGATCTCAAGCCTTTCCACAGATATGACGGAAAGCCCGAGTACTGGAATTCAGACGACTGTCGAGACTGGACCAAGCTTGGTTACCAGTACGATGACCTTGTTCCCCACCCTGACGCGGTCAAGGACGGTTATCTTGACGAGGAGCACTATAAGACAGACCTTCTGGCATACATCAACAGCACTTACCCTGGAGCCGCACTAGCTGTAAGCAAGATCAGAGGACCAGGTATCGAGACCCCTGAGGGCCTTTCGAATAAGAAGGGCGCACCTTTCCCAGACTACGTCATCAACGTTGTCTATGACCGCTACGCATTGGGTGGGACTTCGTACTCGATCAAGTTCTGGCTTGGCGGCCCTAGTAACGAACCCCAAACGaacgaggtggaggagaactACATCGGCGAAGTCTTTACTTTCACGGGAAGCTTCTCGAGTGCGGGAGGCTGCGAGAACTGCAAGCGCCAAGCCGAGGAGGGGGTCCTTTCCTTTGACCAGGtgcccatcaccatcccGCTGCTGAGCCACAtcttcgacaaggccaaggaccaTCCCATCGAGAATCTCACCGACAAGGAGGTCGAAGAGTATCTCAAACTCCATCTAGGCTGGACCTTCGTTCAACACGGAGGCCGCAAGCTCAACCCAGAGAAGTTCCCAAACACCGAGATCTCTGTAATGAAGGGCCAAGGAGTTCCCCAATACACCGAGCCCGAGCAGAAGCTGGAAGCTGAGCTGGTTTCCATCGCTACCATGTCGGTTGCCTCTCTGGACGCTCTGCCAGTCAACCCTGTGGCCAACCTGTCCCAGGCAACAATCGACGAGCCCAAGTCGCGTGCTCTGCCTCCTACCTACTCCGAGTACGAGCCCATCTATGATGCTACCGATGGAAAGACAGGAGGCCTCAGCCGCCCGTCTTGA
- a CDS encoding Carbohydrate esterase family 4, which yields MDPSTRIIFINVSLVTNPHSFVRITFNFNIITFFSMGKKRVLISYGVDVDAVAGWLGSYGGEDSSNDISRGLFAGTVGVRRVLKFFEKYNIKSTWFIPGHSLETFPEEMALVRDAGHEIGLHGYSHENPTDMSLEQQRDVLDKTYKMLTEFCGKPPRGSVAPWWETSMEGAQLLLDYGIEYDHSMSHHDCQAYYLPTGESWTKIDYKKKAADWMHPLKKGIDTGLVEIPSNWYLDDLPPMMFIKSAPNSHGFVNARDVEDIWRDHFDYFYREYDEFIFPMTIHPDVSGRPHVLLMHERLIEHFMKHEGVEFVTMAEIADDFKAKNKPAPGAIMPAAAGSILKN from the exons atggatccatcgACCAG AATTATCTTCATTAATGTTTCACTTGTCACGAACCCTCATTCGTTTGTGAGAATTACCTTCAACTTCAATATCATCACATTTTTCAGCATGGGCAAGAAGCGCGTTCTCATCAGTTATGGTGTTGACGTTGACGCTGTTGCCGGATGGCTGGGCTCGTATGGCGGCGAGGACTCAAGCAACGATATCAGCAGGG GCCTTTTCGCCGGCACCGTTGGTGTACGGCGAGTTCTCAAGTTCTTTGAGAAATACAACATCAAATCAACCTGGTTCATCCCAGGTCACAGTTTGGAGACCTTTCCCGAGGAGATGGCCCTTGTCCGCGATGCAGGCCATGAGATTGGCCTTCACGGATACTCACATGAGAACCCAACAGACATGAGCTTGGAGCAGCAGCGCGATGTTTTGGATAAGACATACAAGATGCTGACTGAGTTCTGCGGCAAGCCCCCACGTGGCAGCGTTGCCCCCTGGTGGGAAACCAGCATGGAGGGGGCGCAGCTACTCCTCGATTATGGTATTGAGTACGACCACAGCATGTCTCACCACGACTGTCAGGCGTATTATCTACCCACAGGAGAATCCTGGACCAAGATTGACTACAAAAAGAAGGCGGCTGACTGGATGCATCCGCTCAAGAAGGGCATTGACACTGGTCTTGTAGAGATACCATCCAACTGGTATCTTGACGACCTGCCACCCATGATGTTTATCAAATCAGCTCCTAACAGCCACGGTTTTGTGAATGCTCGGGATGTTGAGGACATTTGGCGAGATCATTTCGACTACTTTTATCGGGAATATGACGAGTTCATCTTTCCCATGACGATCCACCCAGATGTGTCGGGGCGACCGCATGTATTGCTGATGCATGAAAG ATTGATTGAGCATTTTATGAAGCACGAGGGTGTTGAATTTGTTACTATGGCGGAGATTGCGGATGACTTCAAGGCGAAAAACAAACCTGCGCCGGGAGCCATTATGCCAGCTGCCGCCGGATCTATTTTGAAGAATTAG
- a CDS encoding PKS-ER domain-containing protein: protein MSFNDLPSQMKAAQLLSYNEPYALVTTRTPQIKNDELLVKVHAAGFCHSDLQVYHGQFKSKLPIIPSHEPAGVIVQVGDRCGGSWKVGDRVGVLNFKKACTQCTGCVLSKKRYGTFDPRYCEKREMAGFKDDGCLAEYMVADPTTTILLPDEVSFDQAAPLMCAGATVWGALEKATKDLEPNATVAIIGIGGLGYLGLQFAKAMGFRTIAIDNHKAGRTLATDVPKPDLSPDLVVDSSQPNAAGEIFEFTEKEGVAAAVVCTDSIKVTAWTLSLLRIGGTVVVLGLPPENWQFDSSILVFRELTIKGSYVASAESTARMIEAVGRSRIRSQITRVAFEDAPKIVERYEKRDFKGRMVVEFA from the exons ATGTCTTTCAATGATTTGCCTTCGCAGATGAAAGCGGCTCAGCTCCTCAGC TACAATGAGCCATACGCATTAGTTACCACCAGGACACCCCAAATCAAAAAcgatgagctcctcgtcAAGGTCCATGCGGCAGGCTTCTGTCACTCTGATCTCCAAGTTTATCACGGCCAATTCAAGTCCAAGCTTCCCATAATTCCATCTCACGAGCCTGCTGGAGTCATCGTGCAAGTGGGTGATAGATGCGGCGGCTCTTGGAAAGTAGGCGACCGTGTGGGTGTGCTCAACTTCAAGAAGGCGTGCACTCAATGCACCGGCTGCGTACTATCCAAGAAACGTTATGGCACATTTGATCCTCGGTACTGTGAGAAGCGTGAGATGGCGGGTTTCAAGGACGATGGCTGTCTGGCTGAATACATGGTGGCCGACCCGACGACAACCATATTGCTGCCAGATGAAGTTTCATTTGATCAGGCAGCCCCATTGATGTGCGCAGGC GCAACTGTCTGGGGTGCTCTCGAGAAGGCGACAAAAGACCTGGAACCCAATGCCACTGTTGCCATCATCGGAATCGGCGGCCTTGGCTACCTAGGACTTCAATTCGCCAAGGCTATGGGCTTTCGCACGATTGCCATCGATAATCACAAAGCAGGTCGCACTCTAGCAACCGATGTTCCCAAGCCAGACCTATCACCAGATCTCGTAGTTGATTCAAGTCAACCTAACGCTGCTGGAGAGATCTTTGAGTTTACAGAGAAGGAGGGCGTTGCAGCTGCAGTTGTGTGCACAGACTCGATTAAGGTCACAGCTTGGACACTTTCACTGCTTCGGATTGGCGGCACTGTGGTGGTTCTGGGTCTTCCTCCAGAGAACTGGCAATTCGATTCCAGTATCCTTGTATTTCGAGAATTGACGATTAAGGGGAGTTACGTTGCCAGCGCAGAGAGCACAGCAAGAATGATAGAGGCAGTGGGAAGAAGTAGAATTAGGTCTCAGATTACACGGGTCGCGTTTGAAGATGCCCCCAAGATAGTTGAGAGATATGAGAAAAGGGACTTCAAGGGGAGGATGGTAGTTGAGTTTGCATGA
- a CDS encoding Amidase domain-containing protein encodes MSVFFKDVSPDNPVKKGDAEKLLQKRLGVGIDAKDSADFDLLLAAVHDCAEHISALPDYQPVPDEKLYPRLNLHRATPEEQEFGSEWAHKFLIQGKPDGAGTLKGKTVCLKDCIAVAGVPQFFGSDAFPAWTPKTDATVVTRVLDQGADIVGTSVCENFCNSTSSFTSAQGIVENPHSRGYSAGGSTSGGAALVSSGRVDCAIGSDQGGSIRVPSALCGCVGLKPTHGLVPWTGITSGDAIDDHAGPLTRSVLDAAIFLDAMAGYDGIDDRALGAGAHGSHGYANSLSPEPSLSGVKIGVLREGFDQPIVQSSVRDVVMSAVKKFEKLGATVQEVSIPSHLEGPSIWTIQQRIAGAMNIIGQAHGRRGLYLTEFEHARLPWTSENFAKLFPSTKNTVINGLYLADRFPGLYGKTLNLSRKISDDYEKVFQDFDVVVMPTTPYVAPKHGDSKGTPRECFEPSIGLTSNTAVFNVTGHPAMSIPVGFAPATEDPTVQLPVGLQIVGGLWQEKKILKVGNAWEKVFDWRAPRSAAEKGNMGETLKMDAWVKVNGASVTSKNALAVES; translated from the exons ATGTCTGTCTTCTTTAAGGATGTTTCGCC GGATAATCCGGTCAAGAAGGGCGATGCCGAAAAGCTTCTTCAGAAGCGTCTTGGAGTGGGCATAGACGCCAAAGACTCAGCTGACTTTGACCTGCTCCTTGCCGCAGTTCATGACTGTGCTGAGCATATCTCTGCTCTTCCTGACTATCAGCCTGTTCCAGATGAGAAACTATACCCTCGTCTGAACCTTCACCGAGCAACTCCTGAGGAGCAAGAGTTTGGTAGCGAATGGGCGCACAAGTTTCTCATCCAAGGCAAACCTGATGGCGCCGGCACCCTCAAAGGTAAGACGGTCTGCCTAAAAGACTGCATCGCTGTAGCGGGTGTACCGCAATTCTTTGGAAGCGATGCTTTCCCTGCATGGACACCCAAAACAGATGCCACTGTTGTCACAAGGGTGTTGGACCAGGGAGCGGATATTGTCGGCACTAGCGTGTGCGAAAATTTCTGTAACTCGACATCCTCCTTCACAAGTGCTCAAGGAATCGTCGAGAATCCGCATAGTCGAGGTTACTCGGCTGGTGGAAGCACATCAGGAGGTGCAGCGCTGGTATCATCAGGTCGCGTTGACTGCGCGATTGGGTCTGACCAGGGTGGAAGCATCCGTGTTCCCTCAGCACTTTGTGGAT GCGTCGGACTAAAGCCTACACACGGCCTCGTCCCGTGGACAGGAATTACCAGTGGTGATGCAATCGACGACCACGCGGGTCCCTTGACACGATCTGTTCTTGAtgctgccatcttcctcgatgCCATGGCCGGTTATGACGGAATCGATGATCGAGCCCTGGGCGCTGGCGCACATGGCTCCCATGGTTATGCTAATTCTTTGAGCCCGGAACCAAGTCTTTCCGGTGTCAAGATTGGCGTCCTTCGAGAGGGCTTCGACCAGCCCATCGTACAGTCAAGTGTACGAGATGTCGTCATGTCGGCGGTGAAAAAGTTCGAAAAGCTCGGCGCTACTGTTCAAGAAGTGTCGATCCCCTCACATCTCGAAGGCCCTTCGATATGGACTATCCAACAACGCATCGCCGGCGCTATGAACATTATCGGCCAGGCACACGGACGAAGGGGACTTTACCTCACCGAGTTTGAACATGCTCGTCTTCCTTGGACCTCCGAGAACTTTGCCAAGTTATTTCCCTCAACAAAGAATACCGTCATCAATGGTCTTTACCTTGCAGACCGCTTTCCGGGCTTGTATGGCAAGACTTTGAACTTGAGCCGCAAGATAAGCGACGATTACGAGAAAGTCTTTCAGGACTTTGACGTGGTGGTTATGCCTACTACCCCATATGTGGCTCCCAAGCACGGGGATTCAAAGGGAACACCCCGAGAGTGCTTTGAGCCAAGTATAGGACTTACATCCAATACGGCTGTTTTCAACGTCACAGGCCATCCAGCCATGTCAATCCCTGTCGGATTCGCACCGGCTACGGAAGATCCCACAGTACAACTTCCTGTAGGGCTGCAGATTGTTGGTGGATTGTggcaggagaagaagatcctGAAGGTGGGAAACGCATGGGAGAAGGTATTTGACTGGAGGGCGCCGCGTTCAGCAGCTGAAAAGGGAAACATGGGTGAGACGTTGAAGATGGACGCTTGGGTAAAGGTGAATGGAGCGAGTGTGACGAGTAAGAATGCTCTTGCTGTCGAATCATGA
- a CDS encoding Peptidase M20 domain-containing protein 2 encodes MASQSFEDIPSVISSSIHSHYESIKALNYEIHSNPELAYHEHGAHSTFTSFLTSPPFAELGIIVTPHAYGLETSFSADFGSGGRLVVFNAEYDALPGIGHACGHNLIASSALTAFIGAVHALKASGKPGRVRLLGTPAEEGGGGKIPLIEAGAYNDAAACLMTHPGPQYLLSGNVTGVAAAKMLANVKWRVSFQGKTAHASMEPWNGVNALDAVCLSYNAVSMLRQQIRPHERIHGVFNEAGDRPSVIPGTTSVSYYVRSDTLAATERLWARVKACFDGAALATGCTVSYEPINTYADLRSSLPLCKAFIQAMDTAAAGNTPWLDSGARKVETISLFEPSDFIGGSTDMGNVTYVCPGIHVAFGIDTAHGQGNHTSGFADAAALEKSFSRAVGWGQGMAIVGWRVLNEDAFAEEVRREWEDDIKRASQ; translated from the exons ATGGCTTCTCAATCCTTCGAGGACATCCCGTCCGTGATATCTTCATCTATTCATTCGCACTACGAGTCCATCAAGGCTCTCAATTACGAG ATCCACTCCAACCCGGAGCTCGCCTATCACGAGCATGGAGCTCACTCAACCTTCACCTCGTTCCTCACCTCCCCCCCTTTTGCTGAACTGGGAATTATCGTTACTCCCCATGCGTACGGTCTAGAAACCTCCTTCTCTGCCGACTTTGGTTCCGGTGGCCGTCTTGTTGTATTCAACGCTGAGTATGATGCTCTCCCCGGAATAGGCCATGCTTGCGGGCATAACCTCATCGCCTCCTCCGCTCTCACTGCTTTCATCGGTGCTGTCCATGCACTCAAAGCCTCTGGGAAGCCAGGGCGGGTGCGTCTTCTGGGAACCCctgcagaagaaggaggtggCGGAAAGATTCCGCTTATCGAGGCTGGAGCATACAATGATGCGGCGGCATGCTTGATGACGCACCCTGGGCCCCAGTACCTTCTTAGCGGGAACGTCACGGGAGTTGCTGCAGCAAAAATGCTGGCGAACGTGAAATGGCGAGTCAGTTTCCAGGGAAAGACAGCACATGCATCAATGGAGCCGTGGAATGGAGTCAACGCTCTCGACGCCGTGTGCCTCTCCTATAATGCCGTTTCTATGCTTCGTCAACAGATCCGACCGCATGAGAGGATTCATGGAGTCTTCAACGAAGCAGGAGATCGACCAAGCGTCATCCCCGGCACGACAAGCGTTTCATACTACG TCCGTAGCGATACACTCGCAGCGACAGAGCGGCTTTGGGCACGTGTAAAGGCCTGCTTTGATGGTGCTGCATTAGCAACAGGCTGCACCGTCTCATACGAGCCCATCAATACGTACGCCGACCTTCGATCTTCGCTCCCACTTTGTAAAGCCTTCATTCAGGCTATGGATACAGCCGCTGCTGGCAACACACCCTGGCTCGATTCTGGTGCTAGAAAAGTTGAAACCATTTCTCTCTTTGAACCGTCAGACTTCATCGGAGGTTCCACTGACATGGGCAATGTCACCTACGTGTGCCCAGGTATCCACGTCGCCTTTGGCATTGACACGGCCCATGGCCAAGGAAACCATACCAGCGGTTTTGCCGACGCGGCAGCACTGGAAAAGTCTTTTAGTAGAGCGGTAGGATGGGGGCAAGGTATGGCTATTGTGGGATGGCGTGTACTTAACGAGGACGCGTTTGCCGAAGAGGTGAGAAGGGAGTGGGAAGATGACATAAAGAGGGCTAGCCAGTGA